ATTGCGCCACCCCGATCAGAAAGGTCTGAGTCTGACAGCAGGCCTCTTCAATAGACCATTCGGATATTCTATTGTTTATTCTTCTGGCTACCGTGATTTCCCCGAACGAGCACGTGTTTTCCAGACCTTAATGCCACGAGAGCGTGACCTTGGGGGGATGGTCAGCTACCACCCTGGAGGCAAAATGAAATTCCTCAACCTAGACTTGGCTCTGGTAAACGGAAGCGGCCACTCAGCCAAAGACTACGATTCCAAAAAAGATCTGATCGGTAACTTGGGATTTAAATTCGATAGCCTAGCAGATAAAAGATTGCACCTCGGATTTGGCGGTTCCTTCTATAAAGGTTCTGTCCGCAACGACACCAAAACATACTACACAGCTATCGCTAGTGGTTATACTGCGCATACCAGTGATGACAATGAAGGAAAAGCCATTGGTAGAAACTACTACGGCGCAAACTTACAAATTGAATTGGACAATAGCTTTGGGAAATCCAGCTTCAAGACGGAATATGTGGCTGGAGATCAACCTGGTGTCGCAGGAGGTGCGGATATCAAAGGTCCTTATGCGAGCAGAAGTTTTACGACACAACCTGCGACGGATTTATATCAACGGAAATTTAACGGTTATTATCTTTGGTTTACCCAGGAAATTGCTAAAACAGGGGTTACAGCTTTATTGGCCTATGATGTATACGACCCCAATACTAAGGCAAGTGGTATGACCATAGGAATGCCTGATAATTTTACGGCGGACGGCGATGTTAAATTTAGTACATTGGGTTATGGCGTCGCTTATCAGATTAGTAATAGATTAAAACTTACTGTCTATAACGAGCATGTGACCAATGAAAAGACGAGTTTGAAGAATTTTTCTGATGATCTGAAAGACAATGTTTTTACGACCCGATTGTTATACCGCTGGTAAAATGTACCAGTTAATTTTATTGAATGTTTAAAAATTAAAGCAAACTCTTCGACTTAGGCAGGATATTTGATCATGTGGTGAAATAAATGACTTAGGTTTTGAAAAGAGAAATTGCATGAGAATAACATTCCTATTTTTATTGTTCTTGTTTTTTGCTTCTTGTACAGGGAAAAAAGACATTGGACAATTCGATAGCCGGACAGAGATGCTGGCTCATATCCGTAAGCTTTCCCCTCAGGATCGGGCGAACTTTTTTAAACAGCAGGTCCAATTGATTGATACCGCCCTAGCGAAAGTCAAAGAGCAAACCATTTATTTTAGCTTTTCCATGGGATTATCTTCAGGTGATCCTAAGGATGTTAATTGGGATACGGTAAACTGGAATCAGATGGATATCCAAAATAAGGCCTTTGTTATTCCTAATCCCGATACACTAAAAGCTGCATTTGAAAGCTATTCCAACACGCTTAAAGCTGTACAACGTTTTGGCGTTCCACATTCATCATTTGAGCTAGATGCTGCTGATGACAATATATCGGAAACAGGACAGCTCTCAACCTCATTTAAACAATTGTTCCAAGGAAATAAATCCCTTGATTCATCCAAAGTTGGCCTTTTGCCCGTTAGTCAGGCTCTTGTGGAAATAAAATATCAACTTCCACATGAATTGGATTCTTTAGCAATCGTTCCGGATGCTAAAACGGTGAAATATATGGGCTACGATTTAACGATCGATACGATTAGTCCACAGGGAATAGAACTCGATCTGCCGCTGGATTTATATTACAACTATCTTGGTCATCGGGGGAAAATTCCAAATGATAAACTGGTGGAATCGAATTCTTATTCAGCGATGCCTCTTTATGGATTACATCCAGAAATTCAGAAACAGGCGAAGTCGGCTGGGCAGTTGTTTCAAAAATTCCAAACCGCAGCGGTAGAGGATGCCATGCTTGACCGCTTTGAACCGCAGTTTACTGAGGGAATGTTTCAAGGTTTGAAAAAGCTGAATTACTACCAGTCAGCTATTGAGAAAGAACTTAAAGTATTATTGGGTGATAACAAAAATGCAGACGTATTTGACGTTATCAAAAAACTTAGAGAATATATCGAATCCAATGAGGAATACCTAGGACCTGTTGAACAGCGACTCTCTATCTCATTCCCTTATCCTGTAAAGCAATTCTTGTTGTATTTTGGAAAATCGAACGAAACAATTAAAGCAGAACGTCGGATTCCTGTTTCACGTGCTGCTTCGTATGGATATATGACCTATTTAGACCAAAAAGAGAAGAAATATGGTATTGTTGATTCCATAGGTAATGTCATTATTGAACCTCGTTTTAAAGAACTGACACGTAGTAGTCAAGATTATTTCTTTGACTCAAGTGATAGTATTGATTATTTCCTAAATGTGAAAGATAAAAAGCTGG
The window above is part of the Sphingobacterium sp. ML3W genome. Proteins encoded here:
- a CDS encoding porin; this encodes MKKALLLATLIGPAVAMAQNNNAPSSYDPHDIKITGYLQTQFQKAQSPGITSFSGGDFSKNSDNRFMIRRGRLKIDRVDTYSSIVFQIDATQDGVQLMDAFIQLRHPDQKGLSLTAGLFNRPFGYSIVYSSGYRDFPERARVFQTLMPRERDLGGMVSYHPGGKMKFLNLDLALVNGSGHSAKDYDSKKDLIGNLGFKFDSLADKRLHLGFGGSFYKGSVRNDTKTYYTAIASGYTAHTSDDNEGKAIGRNYYGANLQIELDNSFGKSSFKTEYVAGDQPGVAGGADIKGPYASRSFTTQPATDLYQRKFNGYYLWFTQEIAKTGVTALLAYDVYDPNTKASGMTIGMPDNFTADGDVKFSTLGYGVAYQISNRLKLTVYNEHVTNEKTSLKNFSDDLKDNVFTTRLLYRW